The Actinomycetota bacterium region GAGCGCAGCACCGTGTCGACGATGCGCTTGGCCGAAAGGTCGACGACCTCGTGGTCGAAGGCCTTCAGCTTGATCCTGATTCGTTGCTGCGGGGGTGCCATCGCTGCCGTTGCCGCCTCTTCTCGCTCGCTCGCCGGACAGTAGTCACGGGGGCCGCGGGGCCCCGTGACTGGCTACTTGATGATCTTGGTAACTCGGCCCGCACCCACGGTGCGGCCGCCTTCACGGATGGCGAAGCGCTGGCCCTCCTCCATGGCGATGGGGGTGATCAGCTCCACGTCCATCTCGGTGTTGTCTCCGGGCATGACCATCTCCACTCCCTCCTGCAGGGTG contains the following coding sequences:
- a CDS encoding elongation factor Tu, translated to TLQEGVEMVMPGDNTEMDVELITPIAMEEGQRFAIREGGRTVGAGRVTKIIK